Part of the Thermodesulfovibrio thiophilus DSM 17215 genome, GGAAAGAGGCAATAGGTGGAGCAGGAATCCAGGCTGCCCAATTTGTTGTTCAAAAGGGAGCGAAAAAAGTTATAACAGGAAGAGTTGGATCAAATGCCGAGATGGTATTAAAAAAAGCAGGAGTATCAATATTTGATTTTGAGGGCAAAGTAACTGAAGCAATAAAAAAA contains:
- a CDS encoding NifB/NifX family molybdenum-iron cluster-binding protein; the encoded protein is MKICITSEGKDLNSQIDSRFGRCKYFIIYDTETMQYEALENSWKEAIGGAGIQAAQFVVQKGAKKVITGRVGSNAEMVLKKAGVSIFDFEGKVTEAIKKLMEEGND